From Rhodoferax sp. AJA081-3, the proteins below share one genomic window:
- a CDS encoding MlaD family protein, protein MENKSHAIGAGAFVLVVAALLVALAAWLTRDTGEHRMFEISSREGVTGLQRQAGVRYKGVTVGRVQSITLDPDTVGNVRIRIGVDDSAPITQSTFASLGFQGVTGLAFIQLDDAGESKEPLVSTGDTLARIPMRPGLMSRLTDQGAGLLTKLDDASQRVNLLLAPDNQKKLMDAVDNLGQAAATINQLAKTANQSNLPALAQEASVTLKGLRETSDRLGDSADSVRTSADAFKVMSKRMTEPGGTLDDISQGSEALQATGQTLNTTLVPRLSRTADDTARTVRQLGRAVDAVGDNPQSLLLGSGAATPGPGEPGFTAPNTR, encoded by the coding sequence ATGGAAAACAAATCCCACGCCATAGGCGCCGGTGCCTTCGTGCTGGTGGTGGCTGCCCTGCTGGTGGCCCTGGCCGCCTGGCTGACGCGCGACACCGGTGAACACCGCATGTTTGAAATCTCCAGCCGCGAGGGTGTGACCGGCCTGCAGCGCCAGGCCGGCGTGCGTTACAAGGGTGTCACCGTGGGGCGCGTGCAGTCCATCACGCTGGATCCCGACACAGTGGGCAATGTGCGCATCCGTATTGGTGTGGATGACAGCGCGCCCATCACCCAGTCCACCTTTGCATCGCTGGGTTTTCAGGGCGTGACCGGCCTGGCCTTTATCCAGCTCGATGACGCCGGTGAATCCAAGGAACCACTGGTCAGCACGGGTGACACACTGGCGCGGATTCCCATGCGCCCGGGCCTGATGTCGCGCCTGACCGACCAGGGCGCTGGCCTGTTGACCAAGCTGGACGACGCCAGCCAGCGCGTCAACCTGCTGCTGGCACCGGACAACCAGAAAAAGCTGATGGACGCGGTAGACAACCTGGGCCAGGCAGCCGCCACCATCAACCAGTTGGCCAAAACGGCGAACCAGTCCAACCTGCCAGCGCTGGCGCAAGAGGCCTCTGTCACGCTAAAGGGCCTGCGCGAAACCTCAGACCGCTTGGGCGACAGTGCAGACTCGGTGCGCACCTCGGCCGATGCGTTCAAGGTCATGTCCAAACGCATGACCGAACCCGGCGGCACACTGGACGACATCAGCCAGGGTAGCGAAGCCCTGCAGGCCACGGGCCAGACCCTCAACACCACCCTGGTGCCACGCTTGAGCCGCACCGCAGACGACACCGCCCGCACCGTGCGCCAGCTGGGGCGGGCCGTGGATGCGGTGGGTGACAACCCACAGTCGCTGCTGCTGGGCAGCGGCGCCGCCACACCGGGGCCGGGTGAGCCAGGCTTTACGGCACCCAACACCCGATGA
- a CDS encoding ABC transporter ATP-binding protein, translating to MSTDLTPPSAPPPIVQIRDLWSGFRVGGVETLIHKDLNLDIAQGELLSIVGGSGSGKTVLLRQILGLETPMRGSITVLGRPAAELTHAGAASRVGMLFQHGALYSAFTVLENIAFPLRELKALPEDLVRDAVMVKLQMVGLDPAHAHKMPADLSGGMIKRVALARALIMDPPLLLLDEPTAGLDPDRSDAFCALVRSLHQELGLTVVMVTHDLDTIYEISTRVAVVADRHVIVNAPPREVIGFDHPFVRNFFLGGRGLRAMELLRLHPADV from the coding sequence ATGAGTACCGATCTGACACCGCCATCCGCGCCGCCACCCATCGTCCAGATCCGCGACCTGTGGTCCGGCTTTCGCGTGGGCGGTGTGGAGACGCTGATCCACAAGGACCTGAACCTCGACATCGCGCAGGGCGAGTTGTTGTCCATCGTGGGTGGCTCGGGCAGTGGCAAGACCGTGCTCTTGCGCCAGATCCTGGGGCTGGAGACTCCCATGCGCGGCAGCATCACCGTGCTGGGCCGCCCGGCCGCCGAGCTGACTCACGCCGGTGCCGCCAGCCGCGTGGGCATGTTGTTCCAGCACGGCGCGCTGTACTCGGCCTTTACCGTGTTGGAGAACATTGCCTTTCCGCTGCGTGAGCTCAAGGCCCTACCCGAAGACCTGGTGCGGGATGCCGTCATGGTCAAGCTGCAGATGGTGGGGCTAGACCCGGCCCATGCGCACAAGATGCCGGCCGATTTGTCCGGCGGCATGATCAAACGCGTGGCGCTGGCGCGGGCCCTGATCATGGATCCGCCCTTGCTGCTGCTGGACGAGCCCACCGCCGGGCTGGACCCGGACCGCTCCGACGCCTTTTGTGCCCTGGTGCGCTCCCTGCACCAGGAGCTGGGCCTGACCGTGGTGATGGTCACCCATGACCTGGATACCATCTACGAGATCAGCACCCGGGTGGCCGTGGTGGCGGACCGGCATGTGATTGTGAATGCACCGCCGCGCGAGGTGATTGGATTTGACCACCCCTTTGTGCGGAATTTTTTCCTGGGTGGGCGGGGGCTGCGGGCGATGGAATTGCTGCGCCTGCACCCGGCCGACGTGTAG
- a CDS encoding MlaE family ABC transporter permease → MPDTQPRIAFEPAPGGMQARVLGLWTAENLAEPAHWDALQAALGALPPEWRNWQWDLRELQRMDHTGAQLLWNAWYRQWPDTAHTSPAQRAMLERVAQFSSVLPPRRPQTAWDLFLRLGAVVVRVEEHVVGAVRLLGQLLLDAIQLVRAPRAGPWRDVSGHLYRIGATALPITALVGFLIGVVLAYLMSQQLRQFGADAFIVNILGVALIRELGPVLAAILIAGRSGSAITAQIGVMRVTEELDAMKVMGIPKGFRLVLPRVMAMVVAMPLLAVWTTLAALLGGMLASDLVMGLTPAYFVTALAKAVQVSNLWLAVGKSAVFGLMIALIGCHYGLRIKPNTQSLGEGTTASVVTSITMVILVDAMFAVVFKNVGI, encoded by the coding sequence ATGCCGGATACCCAACCCCGCATCGCTTTCGAGCCAGCCCCCGGGGGCATGCAGGCACGCGTGTTGGGGCTGTGGACGGCCGAAAACCTGGCCGAACCCGCCCACTGGGACGCGCTGCAGGCCGCCCTGGGTGCCCTGCCCCCTGAGTGGCGCAACTGGCAGTGGGATTTGCGTGAGTTGCAGCGCATGGACCACACCGGTGCGCAGTTGCTGTGGAACGCCTGGTACCGCCAGTGGCCGGATACCGCGCACACCAGCCCGGCGCAGCGGGCCATGCTGGAGCGGGTGGCGCAGTTTTCATCGGTGCTGCCGCCGCGCAGACCGCAGACGGCGTGGGATCTTTTCTTGCGCCTGGGGGCAGTGGTGGTGCGGGTGGAAGAACATGTGGTGGGCGCCGTGCGCCTGCTGGGCCAGTTGCTGCTGGATGCCATCCAGCTGGTGCGTGCGCCGCGTGCCGGCCCCTGGCGCGATGTGTCGGGCCACTTGTACCGCATTGGCGCCACGGCCTTGCCCATAACCGCGCTGGTGGGATTTTTGATTGGGGTGGTGCTGGCCTATCTGATGTCGCAGCAGCTGCGCCAGTTTGGGGCCGATGCCTTTATCGTCAACATCCTGGGGGTGGCGCTGATCCGCGAGCTGGGGCCGGTGCTGGCCGCCATTTTGATTGCCGGGCGCTCGGGCTCGGCCATCACCGCGCAGATCGGTGTGATGCGGGTCACCGAAGAGCTGGACGCAATGAAGGTCATGGGCATTCCCAAGGGTTTTCGGCTGGTGCTGCCGCGGGTGATGGCCATGGTGGTGGCCATGCCGCTGCTGGCGGTGTGGACCACGTTGGCCGCCTTGCTGGGCGGCATGCTGGCATCAGACCTGGTGATGGGGCTCACGCCGGCCTATTTTGTGACCGCACTGGCCAAGGCCGTGCAGGTGTCCAACCTGTGGCTGGCGGTGGGCAAGTCGGCGGTCTTCGGCCTGATGATTGCGCTGATTGGCTGCCACTACGGCCTGCGCATCAAGCCCAACACGCAGAGTCTGGGGGAGGGCACCACGGCATCGGTGGTGACCTCCATCACCATGGTCATTTTGGTGGACGCGATGTTTGCCGTAGTGTTCAAGAACGTTGGCATATGA
- a CDS encoding nucleotidyltransferase family protein yields the protein MSNLAEQIREALAMFARNGTEPALIGGLAVVAHQVVRATKDVDFLVEAEAADKVHGALLNLGYQCLYRSEDAANYVRAAEGLDLLYAHRPLARRLLAQASARETPMGHMRIISVEGLIGFKLQGFVNDATRTRDVDDIRALLKIHRASLNMDELREYFALFDKPELLNELFG from the coding sequence ATGTCCAACCTGGCAGAACAAATTCGCGAAGCGCTGGCCATGTTTGCGCGCAACGGCACAGAGCCAGCTTTGATTGGCGGCTTGGCGGTGGTTGCGCACCAGGTGGTGCGCGCCACCAAGGACGTGGATTTTCTGGTGGAGGCCGAAGCCGCGGACAAGGTGCATGGCGCGCTGCTGAATTTGGGTTATCAATGCCTGTACCGCAGTGAAGACGCCGCCAACTATGTGCGCGCAGCGGAGGGGCTGGATTTGCTGTACGCACACCGTCCCCTTGCGCGCCGCCTGCTGGCGCAGGCATCTGCGCGCGAGACCCCCATGGGCCATATGCGCATCATCAGCGTCGAAGGGCTCATCGGCTTCAAACTGCAAGGCTTCGTGAACGATGCAACGCGAACGCGCGACGTGGACGACATTCGTGCACTGCTGAAAATACACCGCGCTTCGCTCAACATGGATGAGTTGCGTGAGTACTTTGCCTTGTTCGACAAACCGGAACTCCTCAATGAACTTTTCGGATAA
- a CDS encoding enoyl-CoA hydratase/isomerase family protein, which produces MTDTSSPFTSSPELSAEQRGPVLWLTITREERRNAMSHAVLAGMAQAITAAQTQRSIRAIVITGAGTKAFCAGADLQSANAFTTDYSEPHGHLAQLLRVAKASTIPLIARVNGACMAGGMGLMSMCDMAVAASHAVFGLPEVKVGVFPAQVLSVLQHLIPRRKLAEMCLTGEPITSAQALEYNLVNYVDEDVDAKLQWLLDRLLDKSPAAIRRGLYTMKKAEAMSFEESMSFTESQIALFTLTEDAKEGQKAFQEKRKPVWAGQ; this is translated from the coding sequence ATGACCGACACCAGCTCGCCATTTACATCATCACCCGAGTTATCCGCCGAACAGCGTGGCCCGGTACTGTGGCTCACCATCACCCGCGAAGAGCGCCGCAATGCCATGAGCCACGCAGTGCTGGCCGGCATGGCCCAAGCCATCACAGCGGCGCAGACCCAGCGCAGCATCCGCGCCATCGTCATCACCGGCGCGGGTACCAAGGCCTTTTGCGCCGGAGCTGATCTGCAATCCGCCAACGCCTTCACCACCGACTACTCCGAGCCGCACGGCCACCTGGCCCAACTGCTGCGCGTGGCCAAGGCCAGCACCATCCCGCTGATCGCCCGCGTGAACGGCGCCTGCATGGCCGGCGGCATGGGACTGATGAGCATGTGCGACATGGCCGTAGCCGCCAGCCACGCCGTGTTTGGCCTGCCCGAGGTGAAGGTGGGTGTGTTCCCGGCCCAGGTGCTCAGCGTGCTGCAGCACCTGATCCCCCGACGCAAGCTGGCCGAGATGTGCCTGACGGGCGAGCCCATCACCTCGGCCCAGGCGCTGGAATACAACTTAGTGAACTACGTGGACGAAGACGTGGACGCCAAGCTGCAATGGCTGCTGGACCGCCTGCTGGACAAATCCCCCGCCGCCATCCGCCGTGGGCTGTACACGATGAAGAAGGCCGAGGCCATGTCGTTTGAAGAAAGCATGTCCTTCACCGAAAGCCAGATCGCGCTGTTCACGCTGACCGAGGATGCAAAGGAAGGGCAGAAGGCGTTTCAGGAGAAGAGGAAGCCGGTGTGGGCGGGGCAGTAG
- a CDS encoding DUF2306 domain-containing protein, protein MTASKTQKLQWLVAALSVAVAGYALIAYSLVPLGNLVHPQMKVTFEAHRVAIYVHIFCSVLAMGLGPWQFFSGLRARRPALHRWSGRIYLLGGVLPGGITGLYVAGFAFGGTFNQIGFAVLAVLWLATGYLAYAAIRRKDIAAHQQWMLRNFALTFAAVTLRLYLGGFAAAGIAFETFYAWLGWLCWVPNLLFIEWRIRSKAQSHLLAAH, encoded by the coding sequence ATGACTGCATCGAAGACGCAGAAACTGCAATGGCTAGTGGCCGCTTTGAGTGTGGCCGTGGCGGGCTATGCGTTGATTGCCTACAGTTTGGTGCCGCTGGGCAATCTGGTCCATCCGCAGATGAAAGTGACTTTTGAAGCCCACCGTGTGGCCATTTATGTGCACATCTTCTGCTCCGTGTTGGCCATGGGGTTGGGGCCTTGGCAGTTCTTCAGTGGTCTGCGCGCGCGCCGCCCAGCATTGCATCGCTGGAGTGGGCGCATCTATCTGCTGGGCGGAGTTCTGCCTGGAGGCATAACCGGACTGTATGTAGCGGGCTTTGCCTTTGGCGGCACCTTCAATCAAATCGGTTTTGCTGTGCTGGCTGTGTTGTGGCTGGCCACGGGGTACCTGGCCTATGCCGCCATTCGGCGCAAAGACATTGCCGCCCACCAGCAATGGATGCTGCGCAACTTTGCACTCACCTTCGCAGCGGTCACGCTGCGCCTGTATCTGGGCGGGTTTGCCGCCGCAGGCATTGCCTTTGAGACCTTTTATGCCTGGCTGGGGTGGCTCTGCTGGGTACCCAATCTTCTATTCATAGAGTGGCGCATTCGCAGCAAGGCACAAAGCCATTTGCTCGCCGCCCACTGA